One genomic region from Terasakiella sp. SH-1 encodes:
- a CDS encoding gamma-glutamylcyclotransferase: MTQENDKWVFAYGSLMWNPGFDYLEEAQATLSGYHRDLCILSYVFRGTREVPGLVMGLNPGGHCVGRAFWVAAEKWEDTVSYLDEREMINRVYEPAWVDLVLEDGREVSAYTFLAVGDHDQHVGHFSLDEKVEHVLQGVGCGGSALEYLENTICHLQKIGIRDEMLEAISTASLQKKAKSP, from the coding sequence ATGACGCAAGAAAATGACAAATGGGTTTTTGCCTATGGTTCACTGATGTGGAACCCTGGTTTCGACTATTTGGAGGAAGCGCAGGCCACTTTGTCAGGTTATCATCGTGACTTGTGTATCCTGTCCTATGTGTTTCGAGGTACGCGTGAGGTCCCCGGTCTGGTTATGGGGCTTAACCCCGGTGGTCATTGTGTCGGTCGGGCTTTTTGGGTGGCGGCTGAAAAATGGGAAGACACAGTGAGCTATCTTGACGAACGTGAAATGATTAATCGGGTCTATGAACCTGCTTGGGTGGATCTGGTGCTGGAAGATGGGCGAGAGGTTTCAGCTTACACATTTTTGGCCGTTGGCGATCATGATCAGCATGTGGGTCATTTCAGTCTGGATGAAAAAGTTGAACATGTCTTACAAGGGGTAGGGTGTGGCGGCAGTGCGCTGGAATATTTGGAAAATACGATTTGCCACCTTCAGAAAATTGGGATTCGCGATGAGATGTTGGAGGCAATCTCGACGGCCAGCCTGCAAAAAAAGGCAAAAAGCCCTTAA
- a CDS encoding aspartate aminotransferase family protein has protein sequence MTDAVMKTYAPADVVFDKGEGVYLFAEDGKRYLDFGAGVAVTCLGHAHPHLVGALTEQSQKLWHCSNLYKIKGQERFAERLAEHTFCDVVFSCNSGAEANECAIKIARKHFAAKGSKRYRILTFEGAFHGRTMATLSAGKQAKHCEGFGPMLEGFDQVAYNDLEAARAAITDETAAIHVEPVQGEGGMRPGEVAFLQGLRKLCDEHGILLMFDEVQTGVGRTGKLFAYEWAGVTPDVMAIAKGIGGGFPVGACLATNEAASGMAPGSHGSTYGGNPLAMAAANAVLDVVLEVGFLEKVCAMGERLQARMQDLVSAYPSIVKGVRGQGLMVAFECVIPNMDLVNKCFENGLLAVPAGDNVMRLLPPLVLHEEHIEAAMAILDRSCNELSEA, from the coding sequence ATGACTGACGCTGTCATGAAAACCTATGCCCCGGCTGATGTCGTTTTCGATAAAGGCGAGGGGGTATACCTATTCGCTGAGGACGGGAAACGATATCTCGACTTTGGCGCTGGTGTGGCTGTGACCTGTTTGGGGCATGCCCATCCTCATTTGGTGGGGGCTTTAACCGAGCAATCCCAAAAACTGTGGCATTGTTCCAACCTCTATAAAATCAAGGGGCAGGAACGATTTGCCGAGCGCCTGGCCGAACATACGTTCTGTGATGTGGTTTTTTCCTGTAATTCAGGGGCTGAGGCCAATGAATGCGCGATCAAGATTGCGCGTAAGCATTTTGCGGCCAAAGGATCGAAGCGCTATCGCATCCTGACCTTTGAAGGGGCGTTTCACGGTCGGACCATGGCGACATTGTCCGCAGGCAAGCAAGCCAAACATTGTGAAGGCTTCGGCCCCATGTTGGAGGGCTTTGATCAGGTTGCTTATAATGATCTGGAAGCTGCACGCGCAGCCATCACCGATGAAACAGCAGCTATTCATGTGGAACCTGTTCAGGGTGAAGGCGGTATGCGCCCCGGTGAGGTTGCTTTCCTGCAAGGTTTGCGTAAGCTTTGTGATGAACATGGCATCCTGTTGATGTTTGATGAAGTTCAAACAGGCGTGGGCCGCACAGGCAAGCTCTTTGCCTATGAATGGGCGGGGGTCACACCGGATGTGATGGCGATTGCCAAGGGGATTGGCGGTGGCTTCCCGGTGGGGGCTTGTTTGGCAACGAACGAGGCGGCCAGCGGTATGGCACCGGGCTCTCATGGATCGACCTATGGCGGGAACCCGTTGGCAATGGCGGCGGCAAATGCCGTCTTGGACGTTGTCTTGGAAGTGGGCTTCCTTGAAAAAGTTTGTGCCATGGGCGAACGTTTACAAGCGCGCATGCAAGACCTTGTGAGTGCATATCCTTCCATCGTGAAAGGTGTGCGTGGCCAAGGGCTGATGGTTGCCTTTGAATGCGTCATTCCCAACATGGACCTGGTGAACAAATGTTTTGAAAACGGCCTGCTGGCCGTTCCAGCTGGTGATAACGTGATGCGTTTGTTGCCGCCACTGGTCCTTCATGAAGAACATATTGAAGCAGCAATGGCGATTTTGGATCGCAGCTGTAATGAACTTTCGGAAGCTTAA
- the argF gene encoding ornithine carbamoyltransferase: MTPKHFLDLSQLDSAELRHILDLAYGYKKGMNVAGGTAPLAGKTLAMVFEKPSTRTRVSFEVGMVQLGGYPVVMQSDSSQLGRGETVADTARVLSRMVDGVMLRTDAHDKLMEMAQYCTVPVINALTDDSHPCQLMADIMTIEEHRGDIASKVVTWMGDGNNMANSYVEAATRFGFELRLCCPDELMVDDHYLNWAANEGGNISIVKDPKQAASGSDVIVTDTWVSMGDTDYDRRVELLTPYQVNASLMAEAASDALFLHCLPAHRNEEVTDEVIDGKHSVVWDEAENRLHAQKGVMVWSML, translated from the coding sequence ATGACACCGAAACATTTTTTGGATTTGAGCCAGCTCGATTCAGCCGAGCTTCGTCATATTTTGGATTTGGCCTATGGCTATAAGAAGGGCATGAATGTCGCAGGCGGCACTGCGCCCTTGGCTGGCAAGACCTTAGCCATGGTTTTTGAAAAACCCAGTACCCGCACCCGTGTGTCGTTTGAAGTGGGCATGGTGCAATTGGGCGGCTACCCGGTGGTCATGCAAAGCGACAGTTCGCAACTGGGGCGCGGCGAAACCGTTGCTGATACGGCGCGGGTTTTATCGCGCATGGTTGACGGGGTGATGTTGCGCACAGATGCCCATGACAAGCTGATGGAAATGGCGCAATATTGTACGGTGCCGGTGATCAATGCCCTGACCGATGACAGTCATCCTTGTCAGTTGATGGCAGATATTATGACCATTGAAGAACATCGTGGGGATATTGCGAGCAAGGTTGTCACCTGGATGGGTGATGGCAACAATATGGCCAATTCCTATGTGGAAGCGGCGACCCGTTTTGGCTTTGAACTGCGCCTGTGCTGCCCAGATGAATTGATGGTGGATGATCATTATCTTAATTGGGCGGCCAATGAGGGCGGCAATATTTCCATTGTTAAAGACCCGAAACAAGCCGCCAGCGGATCAGATGTGATTGTCACCGATACATGGGTTTCCATGGGGGATACGGATTATGACCGTCGCGTGGAATTGCTCACGCCTTATCAGGTCAACGCGTCCTTGATGGCAGAAGCGGCCAGTGATGCGCTGTTCCTGCATTGTTTGCCGGCTCATCGTAACGAAGAAGTGACCGATGAAGTGATTGATGGCAAGCATTCCGTTGTTTGGGATGAGGCTGAAAACCGTCTTCATGCACAAAAAGGTGTTATGGTCTGGTCAATGCTCTAA
- a CDS encoding Hsp33 family molecular chaperone HslO, producing MSTQLLEDRILPFTVDGLDIRGRVVRLGPSVRKILEAHKYPAAIENILSEAMGLTVALASSLKYDGIFSLQAISEGEGAGPIKALVSDITSEGGLRGYAGFDMDKLAALGTDVEPTVDNLLGTGRLAFTVDQGKHMQPYQGITALEPGSFSECAHSYFQSSEQLDSAFKIVHGESGICVVMIQRLPDETGNEEEAQEKWNHANIMLNSLTEKEMLDASLGLADLPYRLFHEDGVRVYETKTVHQECRCSEERLVSTLKGMPVPELDDMIEEGGTTVTCHFCSTDYAFSKERLAQLRDEKVAETSVKH from the coding sequence ATGAGCACACAATTATTGGAAGATCGCATCCTGCCGTTTACGGTTGACGGGTTGGATATTCGGGGCCGTGTGGTGCGCCTTGGCCCCTCCGTTCGTAAAATTCTGGAGGCCCATAAATACCCTGCGGCGATCGAAAATATTCTTTCAGAAGCGATGGGGCTGACGGTTGCGCTGGCCTCTAGCCTGAAATATGACGGCATTTTCTCCCTTCAAGCTATTTCGGAAGGGGAAGGTGCAGGCCCGATCAAGGCGCTGGTCAGTGATATCACCTCAGAAGGTGGTTTGCGTGGCTATGCCGGTTTTGATATGGATAAATTGGCTGCTTTGGGGACAGATGTGGAACCGACTGTGGATAATCTGCTGGGGACTGGCCGTCTGGCTTTCACAGTTGATCAGGGCAAGCATATGCAGCCTTATCAAGGGATCACAGCTCTTGAGCCAGGATCTTTCAGTGAATGTGCTCATAGCTATTTCCAGTCTTCTGAACAATTGGATAGCGCTTTTAAGATTGTCCATGGTGAAAGCGGCATTTGTGTCGTGATGATCCAGCGTCTACCTGATGAAACAGGCAATGAGGAAGAAGCTCAGGAAAAGTGGAACCACGCCAACATCATGCTGAACAGCTTGACGGAGAAAGAGATGCTGGATGCCTCTCTTGGATTGGCAGATTTGCCATATCGCCTGTTTCATGAAGATGGCGTGCGTGTTTATGAAACCAAAACGGTGCATCAGGAATGCCGTTGTTCTGAAGAACGTTTGGTTTCAACTCTTAAAGGGATGCCTGTGCCGGAGCTCGATGATATGATCGAAGAAGGCGGCACAACAGTGACCTGCCATTTCTGTTCGACTGATTATGCTTTCAGTAAGGAACGTTTGGCACAATTACGTGACGAAAAAGTTGCAGAGACATCTGTAAAACACTGA
- a CDS encoding ATP-binding protein, producing MGPLGKRIFLFITLCIFVADACFVLINYYQDKTSLQRELELKSRQLQLGFEVAMSMTTKNMLQLATFVANDVGVRRQFAHAAQAHRDEGGGKGGPLSAHYRVKLYDQVASSWEKMSEQFYVRQLHFHLPPDDTSFLRVHRLAKWGDDLSPLRYMIVDTMKDHQPREGLELGRIYAGIRGAVPVFAPTEGGFDGQFLGVLEAGTSYSEIIDTLKQQVGTDIAILLNGERVSKVKWQNGLGGAHAEECGCFIEASSDDTLREILPTMNLARYRSDEPFTLRTDIVEWNGRRFALTNFGIRDYIGDKEHAAAPVGRIAMWSDVEEKFVALALNTQINVVYAIFGFLLIEALILFGMRFALGQLRTEVERQSGEINGLLREVTVQKDKAVSASQAKSEFLANMSHELRTPMMGIRGILDLLKSDDKLPKESQTLLSDLDASAQSLIHIVDDVLDLSKIEAGKLTVEQVAAEPSALVMDVAHVFQSVAQKKQLSFITNAEEHTGFWCLTDPVRFKQIVTNLVNNALKFTSQGAVAITMERGEKDGVPYLNLHVRDSGIGMDKKQVDKIFERFMQADTSTTRQYGGTGLGLTISHQLAVLLGGTLSVTSEKGVGSTFTLTLPVEETAPDRMPVDVRKALSDKDILLAEDNLINQKVVVAMLEKHNHRVVLANNGQEAVELASKQKFDVILMDMQMPVMDGLEATDQIRKGYGPNKNTLIFAFTADAVREHRDKYLDGGVNDVVTKPINLEQLEEKIRRCVDCGLTAPECRHKQHENCKEFQTAQ from the coding sequence ATGGGTCCATTAGGTAAACGGATATTTCTGTTTATTACGCTGTGCATTTTTGTAGCAGATGCCTGTTTTGTACTGATCAATTATTATCAGGATAAAACTAGTCTTCAACGTGAACTGGAACTGAAAAGTCGTCAGCTGCAGCTTGGCTTTGAAGTTGCCATGTCCATGACGACGAAGAACATGTTGCAACTGGCAACTTTTGTGGCAAATGATGTGGGGGTGCGTCGTCAATTTGCCCATGCCGCCCAGGCCCATCGGGACGAAGGGGGGGGGAAAGGCGGGCCGCTTTCTGCCCATTATCGGGTGAAACTGTACGATCAGGTTGCCAGTAGTTGGGAAAAAATGAGCGAACAATTTTATGTGCGTCAGCTCCATTTCCACCTGCCACCGGATGACACCAGTTTTTTGCGCGTTCATCGCTTAGCCAAATGGGGGGATGACCTTTCTCCATTGCGGTATATGATCGTGGATACAATGAAAGATCATCAGCCTCGTGAAGGGCTGGAGCTGGGCCGGATTTATGCTGGTATTCGCGGGGCCGTTCCTGTTTTTGCCCCAACAGAAGGGGGCTTTGACGGTCAATTCCTTGGGGTTTTGGAAGCCGGGACATCTTATTCAGAAATTATTGATACCTTGAAACAACAGGTTGGAACCGATATTGCGATTTTGCTGAATGGTGAACGGGTGTCCAAGGTGAAATGGCAAAATGGTCTGGGCGGGGCGCATGCCGAAGAATGTGGATGTTTTATCGAAGCCAGCTCAGATGATACCCTGAGAGAAATTTTGCCAACAATGAATTTGGCGCGATATCGCAGTGACGAACCCTTTACATTGCGCACCGATATTGTGGAATGGAATGGTCGGCGTTTTGCCCTGACAAATTTTGGTATTCGCGATTATATCGGGGATAAAGAACATGCCGCCGCACCGGTTGGGCGGATTGCCATGTGGTCAGATGTGGAAGAGAAGTTTGTTGCACTGGCGCTGAATACCCAAATTAACGTGGTTTATGCGATCTTTGGCTTCCTGTTGATTGAGGCGCTGATCCTTTTTGGGATGCGTTTTGCCCTGGGCCAATTGCGTACCGAGGTTGAGCGCCAATCCGGGGAAATCAACGGCCTTTTGCGTGAAGTGACGGTGCAAAAAGACAAGGCTGTATCTGCCAGTCAGGCCAAAAGTGAGTTTTTGGCAAATATGAGCCATGAGCTTCGTACCCCGATGATGGGGATACGCGGTATTCTGGATTTGTTGAAAAGTGATGACAAACTTCCCAAGGAATCTCAGACCTTATTGTCTGATCTGGATGCCTCTGCCCAAAGTTTGATCCATATCGTTGATGATGTGTTGGATCTGTCAAAAATTGAGGCTGGGAAGCTAACGGTTGAACAGGTGGCGGCAGAACCCAGTGCACTGGTGATGGATGTGGCACATGTTTTTCAGTCAGTTGCCCAGAAAAAGCAGCTCAGTTTCATAACCAATGCTGAAGAACATACAGGTTTTTGGTGTTTGACTGATCCTGTACGTTTTAAACAGATTGTGACCAACTTGGTGAACAATGCCCTGAAATTTACCAGTCAGGGGGCGGTTGCCATCACGATGGAACGTGGTGAGAAAGACGGTGTGCCTTATTTGAACCTCCATGTGCGTGATAGCGGCATTGGGATGGATAAGAAACAGGTCGACAAGATTTTTGAACGTTTCATGCAGGCTGATACATCCACCACCCGTCAATATGGGGGAACGGGGCTGGGCCTGACGATTTCCCATCAGTTGGCTGTTCTTCTTGGCGGGACATTAAGTGTCACAAGCGAAAAAGGTGTTGGTTCAACATTTACGTTGACCTTACCTGTTGAAGAAACAGCCCCTGACAGAATGCCCGTTGATGTACGAAAAGCCCTGTCGGATAAAGATATCTTATTGGCAGAAGACAACCTGATTAATCAAAAGGTGGTTGTGGCGATGCTTGAAAAACATAATCACCGGGTGGTTTTAGCCAATAATGGGCAAGAAGCGGTTGAGTTGGCCAGTAAGCAGAAGTTTGATGTGATCTTGATGGATATGCAAATGCCGGTTATGGATGGTTTGGAAGCTACCGATCAGATCCGCAAAGGCTATGGTCCGAATAAGAACACCCTTATTTTTGCCTTTACTGCAGATGCGGTGCGTGAACATCGTGACAAGTATTTGGACGGTGGTGTAAACGATGTGGTGACTAAGCCGATTAATCTGGAACAGTTGGAAGAAAAAATCCGTCGCTGTGTCGATTGTGGCTTAACCGCGCCAGAATGTCGGCATAAACAGCACGAGAACTGTAAAGAGTTCCAGACGGCCCAGTAA
- a CDS encoding TrkH family potassium uptake protein, translated as MKIDLRPIYFIIGLLLMTLAVGMLLPMLVDLAEGNPDWQVFMMSSAVTIFVASALILAGFTKEKMYFSIRQGFIMATFSWLVMTVFAALPFAFSELNMSYTDAFFEAMSGITTTGSTVITGLDYAPPGLLLWRALLQWLGGIGIIVMAVAIMPMLHVGGMQLFKVEAFETSDKALPKAAQISASISAIYVGLTVIWAIALWFAGMTPFEAINHAMTTIATGGFSTSDGSVGHFDSGQIDLIITLGMIVGSLPFMLYLRALRGNFQALLNDTQVQWFLVIVFLLIALATGFLWVQEGYDPIQSLRYGAFNVVSIITGTGYATMDYQLWGHFAWPIFFFIMFIGGCSGSTTCGIKIFRFQVLYAAAETQIKRLLEPHGVFIPYYNRRPIPDEVMFSVLGFFFIFGVCFALLAMALGMMGLDYVTAISSAATALANVGPALGDIAGPSGNFQTLPDGAKWLMASGMLLGRLELFTVLVLFMPTFWRG; from the coding sequence ATGAAGATAGATCTACGCCCCATTTATTTTATTATCGGCCTGCTTTTAATGACCTTGGCGGTGGGCATGCTTTTGCCCATGCTGGTTGACTTGGCAGAAGGCAATCCAGACTGGCAGGTCTTTATGATGTCTTCTGCGGTGACAATCTTTGTAGCCAGTGCCCTTATTCTTGCCGGCTTCACCAAAGAGAAAATGTATTTTTCCATCCGTCAGGGCTTTATCATGGCGACCTTCAGCTGGTTGGTCATGACGGTTTTTGCCGCCCTGCCCTTTGCATTTTCCGAACTCAACATGTCCTATACCGATGCCTTTTTTGAAGCGATGTCAGGCATCACGACAACCGGATCAACCGTCATTACCGGGCTGGATTACGCCCCACCGGGCCTGTTGCTATGGCGAGCCTTGCTCCAATGGCTGGGCGGTATCGGGATTATTGTTATGGCTGTTGCCATCATGCCCATGCTTCATGTGGGGGGGATGCAGCTCTTTAAGGTGGAAGCCTTTGAAACCTCAGACAAGGCCCTGCCCAAGGCAGCACAAATCTCAGCCAGTATTTCAGCAATCTATGTGGGGCTGACTGTTATTTGGGCCATAGCCCTGTGGTTTGCCGGTATGACCCCGTTTGAAGCCATCAATCACGCCATGACCACCATTGCCACAGGGGGCTTTTCCACATCAGATGGATCAGTGGGGCATTTTGATAGCGGCCAGATTGACCTGATTATTACACTGGGCATGATCGTTGGTTCCCTGCCCTTCATGCTGTACTTGCGTGCCCTGCGCGGGAATTTCCAGGCCCTGCTCAATGACACACAGGTTCAATGGTTTTTGGTGATTGTCTTTTTGCTGATTGCCCTTGCCACCGGTTTCTTATGGGTACAGGAAGGCTATGACCCCATCCAGTCCCTGCGTTATGGGGCTTTTAACGTAGTCTCCATCATCACCGGGACCGGATATGCCACGATGGATTATCAGCTTTGGGGACATTTTGCCTGGCCGATTTTCTTCTTTATCATGTTTATTGGGGGGTGTTCCGGCTCCACAACCTGTGGCATCAAGATCTTTCGGTTTCAAGTTCTTTATGCGGCGGCAGAAACACAGATTAAACGCCTGTTAGAACCCCACGGTGTGTTCATCCCCTATTATAACCGTCGCCCCATCCCTGATGAGGTCATGTTCTCTGTCCTTGGGTTCTTCTTTATTTTCGGGGTCTGTTTTGCCCTTCTTGCCATGGCATTGGGCATGATGGGACTGGATTATGTCACCGCAATTTCCAGTGCAGCCACCGCCCTTGCCAATGTGGGACCGGCACTGGGTGATATCGCAGGCCCCAGTGGCAACTTCCAGACCCTGCCTGACGGGGCCAAATGGCTCATGGCCTCTGGCATGTTACTGGGCCGTCTGGAACTCTTTACAGTTCTCGTGCTGTTTATGCCGACATTCTGGCGCGGTTAA
- a CDS encoding YeiH family protein produces MNSLYRFYSEHFSGLTAAVMIAIAAVFLSEHYGGPTMLFALLLGISMNFLADHEKCRSGVDLAAKKVLRVGVALLGLRISFEAVGQLGLGPVILVVVGVFSTMVLGFILTRTMKTNCAFGCLTGGAVAICGASAAMALSSVLPSDGDRERDTIFTVVTVTAFSTIAMVLYPVIASFLGLNDQQTGIFLGATIHDVAQVVGAGYSVSDQTGDTATIVKLLRVAMLLPVVLGVMMIVRYGLKTQAAPDAKLPFPWFVLGFVALVGLNSTVEIPAQVSGFFIDLSRWCIITAVAALGMKTSFGALVKVGWMPVAVVAIETVYLAVLCLAAIFLFGL; encoded by the coding sequence ATGAACAGTTTATATAGATTTTATAGCGAGCACTTTTCAGGACTGACGGCTGCGGTCATGATTGCCATTGCGGCTGTCTTTTTGTCTGAACATTACGGTGGGCCGACCATGCTGTTTGCCCTGTTGTTGGGCATTTCCATGAATTTTTTGGCTGATCATGAAAAATGCCGTAGTGGTGTGGATTTGGCGGCAAAGAAAGTTTTGCGCGTTGGTGTGGCCTTGCTTGGGTTGCGTATTTCGTTTGAAGCTGTTGGGCAGTTGGGGCTTGGCCCTGTTATCTTGGTTGTTGTGGGGGTGTTTTCAACCATGGTGTTGGGATTCATTTTAACCCGAACCATGAAAACCAACTGTGCCTTTGGCTGTTTGACGGGCGGGGCAGTGGCGATTTGCGGGGCTTCTGCGGCTATGGCTTTATCTTCTGTCTTGCCTTCCGATGGGGATCGGGAACGTGATACGATCTTTACTGTAGTGACGGTGACAGCCTTTAGTACGATTGCGATGGTGTTGTACCCTGTAATTGCCAGCTTTTTGGGGTTGAATGATCAGCAAACAGGGATTTTCCTGGGGGCAACTATTCATGATGTGGCCCAGGTTGTGGGGGCTGGTTATAGCGTATCAGATCAAACGGGTGATACGGCCACCATTGTCAAGCTGTTGCGCGTAGCCATGTTGTTGCCCGTTGTACTGGGGGTGATGATGATTGTTCGCTATGGCCTGAAAACACAGGCAGCCCCGGATGCGAAATTACCATTTCCCTGGTTTGTGCTGGGCTTTGTCGCCCTTGTTGGCTTGAATAGCACAGTGGAAATTCCAGCTCAGGTATCCGGCTTTTTTATCGACCTGTCACGCTGGTGCATTATCACGGCTGTTGCTGCTTTGGGCATGAAAACATCTTTTGGGGCGCTGGTTAAAGTCGGCTGGATGCCTGTGGCTGTCGTGGCGATTGAAACGGTTTATCTGGCTGTTTTATGTTTGGCCGCGATTTTCCTGTTTGGGCTCTAG
- a CDS encoding SH3 domain-containing protein: protein MTSKRLISTVLLISLLFLGVSSAVAQARSGSGLPLPRFVTLRSGEVNLRAGPGVRYPVEWVYKKRHLPVEVVAEYDTWRKIRDWQGTQGWVHQGMLSGKRSIIVMGDLRTLRSSPKTSSDPNARLEEGVIARLLECPQGMTWCKVDAEGYQGWLRKAEFWGVYSGESLD from the coding sequence ATGACGAGTAAGCGACTAATCTCTACAGTTTTGTTGATTTCCCTTCTGTTTCTTGGGGTTTCTTCTGCCGTTGCCCAAGCGCGCAGTGGCTCTGGCCTGCCCTTGCCCCGTTTTGTAACCCTGCGTTCCGGTGAAGTTAATTTGCGGGCCGGTCCCGGCGTGCGCTATCCGGTGGAATGGGTCTATAAAAAACGCCATCTTCCCGTTGAAGTGGTCGCTGAATATGACACCTGGCGCAAAATCCGCGATTGGCAAGGCACACAGGGCTGGGTCCATCAAGGCATGCTGTCTGGCAAACGCAGCATCATCGTGATGGGCGATCTGCGTACCCTGCGCAGTTCCCCAAAAACAAGTTCAGACCCTAATGCCCGCCTTGAAGAAGGGGTCATTGCCCGCCTGTTGGAATGCCCACAAGGCATGACATGGTGCAAAGTCGATGCCGAAGGCTATCAAGGGTGGTTACGCAAGGCTGAATTCTGGGGTGTCTATTCCGGTGAAAGCCTCGACTAG
- a CDS encoding D-glycerate dehydrogenase, with product MVQKKPVVVVTRKLPDAVETRMMELFDARLNTDDTPMSKAELVEAVKEADILVPTLTDRIDAGILAQAGPNLRLIANFGTGVDHIDLKSARQRGITVTNTPGVLTEDTADMTMALIMAVPRRIVEGVQLIEGDEWEGWAPTSMLGHRINGKRLGIVGMGRIGQAVARRAQAFGMSIHYHNQHRVHPDIEGELQATYWESLDQMLARMDVISINCPHTPATYHLLSARRLKLMQSHAYIINTARGEIVDEPALIRMLEKGELAGAGLDVFENEPAINPKLRKMKNVVLLPHMGSATIEGRLDMGEKVIINMKTFIDGHTPPDRVIDAFY from the coding sequence ATGGTCCAGAAAAAGCCTGTTGTTGTTGTAACTCGTAAACTGCCAGATGCGGTGGAAACCCGCATGATGGAACTGTTTGACGCCCGTCTGAACACAGACGATACACCAATGAGCAAAGCAGAATTGGTTGAAGCGGTCAAAGAAGCTGATATTCTCGTACCCACACTGACAGATCGAATCGATGCTGGCATTTTGGCACAAGCAGGTCCGAATCTGCGTCTGATCGCTAACTTCGGTACGGGTGTTGACCATATTGATTTGAAATCAGCTCGTCAGCGCGGCATCACTGTGACAAATACACCGGGTGTATTGACCGAAGATACAGCCGATATGACCATGGCCCTGATCATGGCGGTACCACGTCGCATCGTTGAAGGTGTGCAGCTGATCGAAGGTGATGAGTGGGAAGGCTGGGCACCAACGTCCATGTTGGGCCACCGTATTAATGGCAAGCGCCTAGGTATCGTCGGCATGGGTCGCATCGGTCAGGCTGTTGCGCGCCGTGCTCAGGCATTTGGCATGTCCATTCATTATCATAACCAGCACCGTGTCCACCCGGATATCGAAGGTGAATTACAGGCAACCTATTGGGAAAGCCTTGATCAGATGCTGGCCCGTATGGACGTGATTTCCATCAACTGTCCGCATACGCCAGCAACCTATCACTTGCTGTCTGCGCGTCGTTTGAAACTGATGCAATCACATGCCTACATCATCAATACCGCTCGTGGTGAAATTGTTGATGAACCTGCCTTGATCCGTATGTTGGAAAAAGGTGAACTGGCAGGGGCTGGTCTGGACGTGTTTGAAAATGAACCCGCGATTAATCCGAAACTGCGCAAGATGAAGAATGTTGTGCTGCTGCCGCATATGGGGTCTGCCACCATTGAAGGGCGTTTGGATATGGGCGAGAAAGTCATCATTAACATGAAGACATTCATCGACGGCCATACACCGCCGGATCGCGTGATTGATGCCTTCTATTGA
- a CDS encoding gamma-glutamylcyclotransferase, which produces MQNAFWVFGYGSLMWRPGFSYEEAQPATLRGFSRSFCIYSHYYRGTPQRPGLVLGLDPHPGAECRGVAFRIADDQKDAVIAYLTERELCGYAYVAETLPLSLDCNTEINAYTFVADPNHALYAGDLGLEKAATLIMEAEGNTGLNRDYLINSVRELEAHGYADPHLHELLKKVEYLTGIIEAGAGI; this is translated from the coding sequence ATGCAGAACGCCTTTTGGGTTTTTGGATATGGTTCTTTAATGTGGCGCCCCGGCTTTTCTTACGAAGAAGCCCAGCCCGCAACCCTGCGCGGCTTTTCCCGTTCTTTCTGTATTTATTCCCATTACTATCGTGGTACCCCCCAACGCCCCGGCCTTGTTCTAGGGCTTGACCCTCACCCCGGTGCAGAATGTCGCGGTGTGGCCTTTCGCATTGCAGATGATCAAAAAGATGCGGTCATTGCCTATCTGACAGAACGCGAGCTGTGCGGTTATGCCTATGTGGCTGAAACCCTGCCGCTTTCACTGGACTGCAATACAGAAATCAATGCCTATACCTTTGTTGCAGACCCCAATCATGCCCTTTATGCAGGCGATTTAGGTCTGGAAAAAGCAGCCACCCTGATTATGGAGGCCGAAGGCAATACCGGGCTCAACCGGGATTACCTGATCAATAGCGTGCGCGAACTGGAAGCTCACGGCTATGCCGACCCACATTTGCATGAATTATTGAAAAAGGTCGAATATCTCACAGGTATCATTGAAGCTGGCGCAGGGATTTAA